In a single window of the Zea mays cultivar B73 chromosome 5, Zm-B73-REFERENCE-NAM-5.0, whole genome shotgun sequence genome:
- the LOC103626822 gene encoding uncharacterized protein, whose translation MRTRRVQAASMGISESRQKQVYLISLINKGRVVAKGKLVTTDSQREILGAKLGPEYCGVLVEGLENIELGNIIYEEVPRPSNQIRTLIDAIGYVIPWPITHVKQARSSSCTRNKLVPAARGQS comes from the exons ATG AGAACTCGAAGGGTTCAAGCTGCCAGCATGGGCATATCAGAATCA AGACAAAAGCAAGTCTACCTTATTTCACTGATAAACAAAGGCAGAGTTGTGGCCAAAGGGAAGTTAGTGACTACAGATAGCCAAAGAGAAATATTAGGAGCAAAGCTTGGACCAGAATATTGTGGGGTTCTTGTTGAAGGCCTTGAAAATATTGAACTTGGCAATATTATATATGAGGAGGTACCTAGACCATCTAATCAGATTCGTACACTAATTGATGCTATTGGCTATGTTATTCCTTGGCCAATTACACAT GTGAAGCAAGCTAGAAGCTCATCTTGTACCCGCAACAAGTTGGTACCTGCAGCACGTGGACAAAGCTAG